In the Chloroflexota bacterium genome, one interval contains:
- a CDS encoding F0F1 ATP synthase subunit gamma — protein sequence MASAREIRRRIKSVKNTGKITKAMELVSASKMRRAQRNVLATRPYADRLYDVMGELTLRSMGGGTKHPLLQPHPTVTRVALILITPDRGLCGALNSNLTRAAARFITDQKSQGRSVSVIAIGKKGRDFILRVGQKLDSEIIGLGDAPPLVDVLPAATTAINGYSPDASGNYNYDEVYLLCAEFVNTLVQRPKLRRFLPVEAPGNAGATKVDYSYEPSQEDVLDQLLPRFIEVQLYQAILESIASEHSARMMAMRNANDNAKELVRDLTLTYNKARQAAITTEISEIAAGATALNQ from the coding sequence ATGGCTTCAGCACGAGAAATTCGGCGGCGGATCAAGAGTGTTAAGAACACTGGCAAAATCACCAAAGCGATGGAGCTAGTGTCGGCCTCGAAGATGCGTCGCGCTCAACGAAACGTGCTTGCAACCCGTCCCTATGCCGACCGCCTTTACGATGTAATGGGCGAGTTGACATTGCGGTCGATGGGTGGCGGCACGAAACACCCGTTGTTGCAGCCGCATCCCACAGTAACTCGTGTTGCGTTGATTTTGATCACGCCCGACCGTGGGCTGTGCGGTGCGCTTAATTCAAACTTGACGCGTGCAGCGGCTCGCTTTATCACAGATCAAAAAAGCCAAGGTCGTAGTGTTTCAGTCATTGCTATCGGCAAAAAAGGTCGCGATTTCATTTTGCGGGTTGGTCAAAAACTCGATTCTGAAATTATTGGCTTGGGCGATGCGCCACCACTGGTGGATGTTTTGCCCGCAGCCACGACCGCCATCAATGGCTATAGCCCCGATGCAAGCGGCAACTACAACTACGATGAAGTCTACTTGCTTTGCGCCGAGTTCGTAAACACTTTGGTGCAACGGCCAAAATTGCGCCGTTTCTTGCCAGTTGAAGCCCCAGGCAACGCTGGCGCAACCAAAGTCGATTACTCATACGAACCAAGCCAAGAAGATGTGCTTGACCAATTATTGCCACGCTTTATTGAAGTGCAGCTTTACCAAGCCATCCTTGAATCCATTGCAAGTGAACATTCGGCTCGGATGATGGCTATGCGCAATGCCAATGACAATGCCAAAGAGTTGGTGCGCGACCTGACCTTGACCTATAACAAGGCCCGTCAAGCAGCTATCACCACTGAGATTAGCGAAATCGCCGCTGGTGCAACAGCGCTCAACCAATAA
- the atpE gene encoding ATP synthase F0 subunit C, whose amino-acid sequence MTDTGARLLAAALAIGLAAIGPGIGVGLLVAGALQAIARNPETEGSIRTNMFVGIALTEGLAIFGLVISLLIGFGVL is encoded by the coding sequence ATGACGGATACAGGTGCACGTTTGTTGGCTGCGGCTCTCGCAATCGGTTTAGCAGCAATTGGCCCTGGTATCGGCGTAGGTTTGTTGGTTGCTGGTGCATTGCAAGCAATTGCCCGCAACCCAGAAACTGAAGGCTCGATTCGTACCAACATGTTCGTTGGTATCGCCTTGACTGAAGGTTTGGCAATCTTCGGTTTGGTTATCTCGCTGCTAATCGGGTTCGGCGTGCTCTAA
- a CDS encoding alpha amylase C-terminal domain-containing protein translates to MSRTTRAMARLTLFVLVVIIFSVGFFGTAPRATQAQTTPRTVFVHLFEWKWTDIAKECENWLGPKGFSAVQVSPPQEHIQGSQWWTRYQPVSYQIQSRSGTRAEFANMVSRCKAVGVDIYVDAVINHMTGVGSGTGVAGSSYTSYNYPGNYQTQDFHHCGRNGNDDISNYQDRWEVQNCELVNLADLKTESDYVRGKLAAYLNDLRSLGVAGFRIDAAKHMPAADIANIMSRASNPYIYQEVIDQGGEPITSGEYTGNGDVTEFKYSTNIGRMFKTDKLANMSNFGTPWGFIASDSAVVFTDNHDNQRGHGGAGNVVTFKDGKLYELANVFALAWPYGYPQVMSSYNFSNGDQGPPSSNVYNGNTADCGGSNWVCEHRWRGIANMVGFRNYTSTAFSTSNWWSNGNNQISFSRGSLGFVAINREGSSLSRTFATGLPAGTYCDVIHGDFSNGSCSGPTISVNSSGQATITVAAMDSVAIHGGAKINGTNPTPVPTTPPSGSIAVTFNENATTVWGQNIYVIGNVSALGSWNTANAVLLSSASYPVWSKTINLPASTAIEYKYIKKDGSGNVTWESGSNRTFTTPSSGTVTRNDTWK, encoded by the coding sequence ATGTCACGGACCACTCGCGCAATGGCGCGGCTGACACTGTTCGTCTTGGTTGTGATCATCTTCTCGGTTGGCTTTTTTGGAACCGCTCCACGGGCAACGCAAGCCCAAACGACTCCACGCACGGTGTTTGTCCATCTGTTCGAATGGAAATGGACTGACATCGCCAAAGAATGCGAAAATTGGCTCGGACCCAAGGGTTTCTCGGCTGTCCAAGTCTCACCACCGCAAGAGCATATCCAAGGCTCGCAATGGTGGACGCGCTATCAACCAGTCAGCTATCAGATTCAGAGCCGCTCGGGCACTCGCGCCGAGTTTGCCAACATGGTTTCGCGCTGTAAAGCTGTTGGGGTCGATATTTATGTCGATGCCGTGATCAACCACATGACCGGCGTGGGCAGTGGCACGGGCGTAGCTGGCTCAAGCTACACTAGCTACAACTACCCTGGCAACTATCAAACCCAAGATTTCCACCACTGTGGCCGCAATGGCAACGACGATATCAGCAACTACCAAGATCGCTGGGAAGTTCAAAATTGTGAGTTGGTCAACCTCGCCGATCTTAAAACTGAATCAGATTATGTTCGGGGCAAATTAGCTGCCTATTTGAATGATCTGCGCAGTTTGGGCGTAGCTGGTTTCCGCATTGATGCAGCCAAGCATATGCCCGCCGCTGATATTGCCAACATCATGAGCCGCGCCAGCAATCCTTACATCTATCAAGAAGTGATTGACCAAGGCGGCGAGCCAATTACCTCGGGCGAATACACGGGCAACGGCGATGTGACTGAGTTCAAATACAGCACCAACATTGGCCGCATGTTCAAAACCGACAAGCTTGCCAACATGAGCAACTTCGGCACGCCATGGGGCTTTATCGCCAGCGATAGTGCGGTGGTTTTCACCGATAACCACGACAACCAACGCGGCCATGGCGGCGCTGGCAATGTCGTTACCTTCAAAGATGGTAAACTCTACGAACTTGCCAACGTCTTTGCCTTGGCATGGCCGTATGGTTATCCTCAAGTTATGTCGAGCTACAACTTCAGCAACGGCGACCAAGGCCCACCCAGCAGCAATGTCTACAATGGCAACACCGCCGATTGCGGTGGCAGCAACTGGGTTTGTGAACATCGCTGGCGCGGCATCGCCAATATGGTTGGCTTCCGCAACTACACTAGCACGGCCTTCAGCACCAGCAACTGGTGGTCGAATGGCAATAATCAAATTTCGTTCAGCCGTGGCAGCTTGGGCTTCGTAGCAATCAACCGCGAAGGCAGCAGTTTGAGCCGCACCTTTGCTACGGGCTTACCCGCCGGAACCTACTGCGATGTAATTCACGGCGATTTCAGCAATGGCTCGTGCTCTGGCCCAACCATCAGCGTCAATAGCAGTGGTCAAGCAACGATCACCGTTGCCGCAATGGATTCAGTGGCAATTCACGGTGGCGCAAAAATCAATGGCACCAACCCAACTCCAGTGCCAACCACCCCACCAAGCGGCAGCATCGCAGTAACCTTCAACGAAAATGCCACCACGGTTTGGGGCCAAAATATCTATGTGATTGGCAACGTCTCAGCACTTGGTAGCTGGAATACCGCCAATGCTGTGTTGCTCTCATCAGCAAGCTACCCAGTTTGGAGCAAGACGATCAACTTGCCAGCCAGCACGGCGATCGAATACAAATACATCAAGAAAGATGGTTCAGGCAATGTGACTTGGGAAAGCGGTAGTAACCGTACATTTACCACGCCAAGCAGCGGCACGGTCACCCGCAACGATACCTGGAAATAG
- the atpH gene encoding ATP synthase F1 subunit delta: protein MSSLEPASYARAVYESLVTALKAEGQEDLLAAVLDELVQLARSGGPTAAEVTSAVELSAEQRTKIEKDLKARYGALLDIAYKVDPEILGGLLVRVGDKVLDSTLRQRLNAVQRNMMAG, encoded by the coding sequence ATGAGCAGCCTCGAACCCGCAAGCTATGCCCGCGCTGTCTATGAATCATTAGTCACAGCGCTCAAAGCCGAAGGTCAAGAAGATCTCTTGGCCGCCGTGCTGGATGAGTTGGTGCAGTTGGCGCGTTCGGGCGGCCCAACCGCGGCAGAAGTTACAAGCGCCGTTGAACTTAGCGCTGAACAACGAACTAAGATCGAAAAAGATCTCAAGGCTCGTTATGGCGCATTGCTTGATATCGCCTACAAAGTCGATCCAGAAATTCTGGGCGGCTTGTTGGTGCGTGTCGGCGATAAGGTGCTTGATTCAACTCTCCGCCAACGCCTCAACGCAGTCCAACGCAATATGATGGCCGGATAA
- a CDS encoding F0F1 ATP synthase subunit B → MDKLGVDLPLLISQIVNFCLLAFLLNTFLYKPVLNALQARSERIRESLDNAEKVKQQLARVDADYEAKLQEARREGQTIISQAQERARTQEAELLVVARNNAAKIEEEARGKVEQERQQVLRGLQGQLASLVTETASNVLGRELQTKGHDELINKSIDQLGRLN, encoded by the coding sequence ATGGATAAGCTTGGGGTTGATCTCCCGCTCCTTATCTCGCAAATTGTCAACTTCTGCTTGTTGGCATTCTTGCTCAATACATTTCTTTACAAACCAGTTTTGAATGCCTTGCAAGCCCGCTCAGAGCGGATTCGCGAGAGCTTAGATAACGCCGAAAAAGTCAAGCAACAATTGGCACGGGTTGATGCCGACTACGAAGCGAAGCTGCAAGAAGCTCGCCGCGAAGGTCAAACCATCATCAGCCAAGCCCAAGAACGCGCTCGCACCCAAGAAGCCGAGCTGTTGGTTGTTGCTCGCAATAACGCTGCCAAGATCGAAGAAGAAGCTCGTGGTAAAGTCGAGCAAGAACGCCAACAAGTGTTGCGCGGCTTGCAAGGCCAATTGGCTTCTTTGGTGACCGAAACCGCCAGCAATGTGCTTGGCCGCGAACTGCAAACCAAAGGTCATGACGAGTTGATCAATAAATCAATTGACCAACTTGGGAGGCTGAACTAA
- the atpB gene encoding F0F1 ATP synthase subunit A, whose amino-acid sequence MLTSLTRAYASFILENVQKSTKSHSRLKISLPTVVHDRQNAAWLGYKRGGIALSTKRNIWIPVGIVLVVGILLRIFLPVGKPLVSVRAEEVFHIGSYNVTNSLLLTWVVMILLVVLSLAATAKLRSGNDEALKHPKGLQNALEYGVEVLYNTMQGVSPKYVARFFVVVATIFFLVLPSNWFGLVPGVGSLGVCFAESELEVMHGHTPVAGAGPSEKVIGAQKVWSDYTNKCAGTADTLVRAEASAQGIVLPATLETPEQIAQYKAVSAELDHAGKITPLFHPFLRPGSADLNMTLALALISFVVTEFWGFRKQGFGYLGKFFIFNQGPIQFFVGIIELVSEFARIISFTFRLFGNIFAGEVVLLVMAFLFPALLSLPFYGLELFVGLVQAFVFAMLTMAFIDMAAESHGDHGHEEHAH is encoded by the coding sequence ATGTTAACAAGTTTGACAAGAGCATATGCATCCTTTATACTTGAGAATGTGCAAAAAAGCACAAAATCCCACAGTCGTCTAAAGATTTCGTTGCCCACCGTTGTGCATGACCGACAGAATGCCGCATGGTTGGGCTATAAACGCGGAGGGATCGCCTTGTCCACTAAACGAAACATATGGATTCCTGTCGGTATTGTCCTCGTTGTGGGGATTCTACTGCGCATATTCCTGCCTGTGGGGAAGCCACTGGTGTCGGTTCGCGCTGAAGAAGTTTTCCACATAGGATCATACAACGTCACAAACTCCTTGTTGTTAACATGGGTTGTGATGATTTTGCTTGTTGTGCTCTCGTTGGCGGCTACTGCAAAATTGCGCAGCGGCAATGACGAAGCCTTGAAGCACCCCAAGGGCTTGCAAAATGCCTTGGAATATGGTGTTGAAGTTCTATACAACACCATGCAAGGGGTTAGCCCGAAGTATGTAGCCCGCTTCTTTGTCGTGGTTGCAACCATCTTCTTCTTGGTCTTGCCTTCAAACTGGTTCGGCTTGGTCCCCGGTGTTGGTTCACTTGGGGTTTGTTTTGCTGAATCAGAATTAGAAGTGATGCATGGCCATACTCCAGTAGCTGGTGCTGGCCCAAGCGAAAAAGTCATCGGTGCTCAAAAAGTTTGGTCAGATTACACCAACAAGTGTGCTGGAACTGCTGATACCTTGGTGCGGGCTGAAGCTTCAGCTCAAGGCATCGTCTTGCCAGCAACCTTGGAAACGCCTGAGCAAATTGCCCAATACAAGGCAGTCTCAGCCGAACTCGACCACGCTGGCAAAATCACGCCTTTGTTCCACCCCTTCTTGCGCCCAGGTAGCGCTGACTTGAATATGACCTTGGCTTTGGCCTTGATCTCATTCGTCGTCACCGAATTCTGGGGCTTCCGCAAGCAAGGCTTTGGCTACTTGGGCAAGTTCTTTATCTTCAACCAAGGACCAATTCAGTTCTTCGTGGGGATTATCGAACTCGTTTCAGAATTCGCTCGCATCATCTCGTTTACCTTCCGGCTTTTCGGCAACATCTTTGCCGGCGAAGTGGTGCTCTTGGTGATGGCCTTCCTGTTCCCAGCCTTGCTTTCATTGCCATTCTATGGCTTGGAATTGTTCGTGGGCTTGGTTCAAGCCTTCGTGTTTGCAATGCTGACCATGGCGTTTATCGATATGGCTGCTGAATCGCACGGCGATCATGGCCACGAAGAACACGCCCACTAA
- the atpA gene encoding F0F1 ATP synthase subunit alpha, which yields MAVTAEDILSRLKASIQQPVGGDPTAVNVGTVASVGDGVARIEGLRDVMASELLEFKQTKSGETVMGIALNLEKDNVAAVILGDYLEIEEGDLVRSTGKIISVPVGQELLGRVVDPLGRPLDGKGPISASKTREVERIAPGVIERKSVSQPVQTGILAIDALIPIGRGQRELIIGDRQTGKTAIAIDTIINQRGQGMVCVYVAIGQKRSKVAQTITTLEQNGAMDYTIVVNASASESAALQYIAPYSGCAIAEEVMEAGVTVDGNLVKDALIIYDDLSKHAVAYRQVSLLLRRPPGREAYPGDVFYLHSRLLERAARLSEANGGGSITALPIIETQANDVSAYIPTNVISITDGQIFLESDLFYAGQRPALNVGISVSRVGSSAQTKAMKTVAGKMKLELAQFRELAAFAMFASDLDAGTKAQIERGQRLSELLKQPQYQPIALEDQVIILWVAGNGFLDDVPVARINDFKRDFWQFIHSSYAEVGRTIASDKVLSEATIASLRKAVTEFKQTASYK from the coding sequence ATGGCTGTAACAGCAGAAGATATTCTTAGTCGTCTTAAAGCCAGCATCCAGCAACCTGTCGGCGGTGACCCAACTGCGGTCAACGTCGGGACGGTTGCCAGTGTTGGCGACGGCGTGGCGCGGATCGAAGGTCTGCGCGATGTTATGGCTTCGGAGTTGCTTGAATTCAAGCAAACGAAGTCAGGCGAAACCGTCATGGGCATCGCGCTGAACTTGGAAAAAGATAACGTCGCTGCCGTTATTTTGGGCGATTATCTCGAAATTGAAGAAGGCGACTTAGTACGCTCAACTGGCAAGATTATTTCAGTGCCAGTTGGTCAAGAGTTGCTTGGCCGTGTCGTTGACCCACTGGGCCGCCCACTCGATGGTAAAGGCCCAATCAGCGCCAGCAAAACCCGCGAAGTCGAACGGATCGCCCCGGGCGTGATTGAGCGTAAATCGGTGAGCCAACCAGTCCAAACTGGGATCTTGGCGATCGACGCGTTGATTCCAATCGGGCGTGGTCAACGTGAGTTGATCATCGGCGACCGCCAAACTGGTAAGACCGCTATCGCGATCGATACGATCATCAACCAACGCGGTCAAGGTATGGTTTGTGTATATGTCGCAATCGGCCAAAAGCGCTCGAAAGTGGCTCAAACCATTACCACGCTTGAGCAAAATGGCGCGATGGATTACACCATCGTGGTCAATGCTTCAGCGTCAGAATCAGCAGCATTGCAATATATCGCACCGTACTCAGGCTGTGCCATCGCTGAAGAAGTGATGGAAGCTGGCGTAACCGTCGATGGCAACTTGGTCAAAGATGCCTTGATCATCTATGACGATTTGTCGAAACACGCTGTGGCTTATCGCCAAGTGTCGTTGTTGCTGCGCCGCCCTCCAGGCCGCGAAGCCTACCCTGGCGACGTGTTCTACTTGCACTCACGCTTGTTGGAACGCGCTGCCCGTTTGAGCGAAGCCAATGGCGGCGGTTCGATCACGGCTTTGCCAATCATCGAAACCCAAGCTAACGACGTTTCGGCCTACATTCCTACCAACGTGATTTCGATCACCGACGGTCAAATCTTCTTGGAATCGGACTTGTTCTATGCTGGCCAACGCCCAGCTTTGAACGTGGGTATCTCGGTGAGCCGCGTAGGTTCATCGGCCCAAACCAAAGCCATGAAGACCGTTGCTGGTAAGATGAAGCTCGAATTGGCACAGTTCCGCGAATTGGCAGCCTTTGCGATGTTTGCTTCCGATTTGGATGCAGGCACCAAGGCCCAAATCGAACGCGGTCAACGCCTTTCAGAATTGCTCAAGCAACCCCAATACCAACCAATCGCTTTGGAAGACCAAGTGATTATTCTGTGGGTTGCTGGGAACGGCTTCTTGGATGATGTTCCAGTTGCCCGCATCAACGACTTCAAGCGCGATTTCTGGCAGTTTATCCACAGCAGCTATGCTGAGGTTGGCCGCACGATCGCTAGCGATAAAGTTTTGAGCGAAGCAACCATCGCCAGCTTGCGCAAGGCCGTGACCGAATTCAAGCAAACGGCGAGTTATAAATAG